One segment of Haloplanus natans DSM 17983 DNA contains the following:
- a CDS encoding Hint domain-containing protein produces the protein MRHDRAASATRGLTGETEVMTTDGLARVATLAPGTDVYTLDLDTGLATTTAIRSVERRVVDTLVAIETRRADLRVAASHPIPFTTRDMSRPRLVRAGAVDGRAAYLFVNDWRRPPLPEPAQVDITDWLTEYELCATFEAHGHTVRAALPAGCNPIRRNGTVGYCFDPPTFKRYQATIERLADHVAIHAGPNHHRRPYRFAADDFLRLLGWYITEGSVYWPETSQTAQVAIAQETPSHRRAIASLFERLGITVNQNDQRFAFGSVVFGRLLERLCGGTSHTKRLPPFIWEWSQASQRLLLDVLLKGDGDARGTYYTASPQLAHDLLRLCIECGVKPRYTRRGEMWRVYVRNVNDGFRPEQHVRRFHRPWTVYELTLEDGAVVMAGRNGRLQWVGTGGAW, from the coding sequence ATGCGCCACGACCGAGCTGCATCTGCAACCCGCGGCCTCACTGGCGAGACTGAGGTCATGACTACCGATGGCCTTGCTCGTGTTGCGACACTCGCTCCCGGTACTGACGTTTACACGCTGGATCTCGACACGGGACTGGCGACGACGACGGCCATCCGCTCAGTTGAACGACGGGTCGTCGACACCCTCGTTGCGATTGAGACGCGACGGGCCGACCTTCGAGTCGCAGCCAGCCACCCGATCCCGTTCACCACGCGCGATATGTCTCGCCCGCGTCTCGTCCGTGCCGGGGCAGTGGACGGTCGGGCGGCGTACCTATTCGTCAACGACTGGCGACGCCCGCCGCTCCCGGAACCGGCCCAGGTCGACATCACCGACTGGCTCACCGAGTACGAACTGTGCGCGACGTTTGAGGCGCACGGTCACACAGTTCGGGCGGCGTTGCCGGCAGGGTGTAACCCCATCCGTCGAAATGGGACCGTCGGCTACTGCTTCGATCCACCCACGTTCAAGCGGTATCAGGCGACTATCGAGCGGCTCGCCGACCACGTCGCGATTCACGCTGGGCCGAATCATCATCGCCGCCCGTACCGCTTCGCTGCTGACGACTTTCTCCGATTGCTCGGGTGGTACATCACCGAAGGCAGTGTGTACTGGCCCGAGACGAGCCAGACAGCGCAGGTGGCGATTGCGCAAGAAACGCCGTCGCATCGACGGGCAATCGCGTCCCTGTTCGAGCGACTGGGGATCACCGTCAATCAGAACGACCAACGGTTCGCGTTCGGGTCGGTCGTCTTCGGCCGACTCTTGGAGCGGCTCTGTGGAGGGACCAGCCACACCAAACGGCTCCCGCCGTTCATCTGGGAGTGGTCACAGGCCTCCCAACGGCTCCTCCTCGACGTGCTCCTCAAGGGAGACGGCGATGCCCGTGGCACCTACTACACGGCGAGTCCGCAGTTGGCACACGATCTGCTCCGCCTCTGTATTGAGTGCGGAGTCAAACCTCGGTATACACGTCGGGGGGAGATGTGGCGAGTGTACGTCCGGAATGTGAACGACGGGTTTCGCCCGGAGCAACATGTGCGTCGGTTCCACCGTCCGTGGACCGTCTACGAGCTCACGCTCGAGGATGGCGCTGTCGTGATGGCGGGGCGCAACGGCCGATTGCAGTGGGTTGGTACTGGCGGCGCCTGGTAA
- a CDS encoding lysylphosphatidylglycerol synthase domain-containing protein, which yields MHTRLRFLLGVALGGGAVLLYAWYAGVGDIVGRARTVAPGVLGVLALLVVAEGVADGIGVWASVRPLGTGLDSLRSVQFALAGDFFDIVSPAGAASSEPIMARFIGVATDTAYSEALGVRGVAKYVKAAGQILLSSTVGIAVLRGDAGGVLRTLVAAVVVVVGVGVIAVVLGNSLARLSVAALTPLAAAVSTVVPSITADRERVVAAVDRFRTRVAEFGGRPTLVVLIVLGGVVEQLLVAIALWTLLTALGASVAVLPILVVVPLPQAATVVPVPASLGAYDLLLGGALVVTTGAPSVSVATAVLLFRTASLSFGLAVGGLCAALLRGWRPGA from the coding sequence ATGCACACGCGGCTGCGGTTCCTCCTCGGCGTCGCGCTCGGTGGGGGCGCCGTGCTCCTGTACGCGTGGTACGCGGGCGTCGGCGACATCGTCGGCCGGGCGCGGACCGTTGCACCGGGAGTTCTCGGCGTACTGGCGCTCCTCGTGGTCGCCGAGGGCGTGGCCGACGGCATCGGCGTCTGGGCGTCCGTGCGCCCTCTCGGGACCGGACTCGACTCGCTCCGGAGCGTCCAGTTCGCCCTCGCCGGCGACTTCTTCGACATCGTGAGCCCGGCGGGCGCCGCGAGCTCCGAGCCGATCATGGCGCGGTTCATCGGCGTCGCGACCGACACCGCGTACAGCGAGGCACTCGGCGTTCGCGGCGTGGCGAAGTACGTGAAGGCGGCCGGGCAGATCCTGCTGTCGAGCACCGTCGGCATCGCCGTGCTCCGTGGCGACGCCGGGGGCGTCCTGCGGACACTCGTCGCCGCCGTCGTCGTGGTGGTCGGCGTCGGCGTTATCGCCGTCGTCCTCGGCAACTCCCTCGCCCGCCTGTCGGTCGCGGCGCTGACACCCCTCGCCGCCGCCGTCTCCACGGTCGTGCCGTCGATCACGGCCGATCGCGAGCGGGTCGTCGCCGCCGTCGATCGGTTCCGGACGCGGGTCGCGGAGTTCGGGGGTCGACCGACACTCGTCGTCCTGATCGTCCTCGGCGGCGTCGTCGAACAGCTCCTCGTCGCCATCGCGCTGTGGACGCTCCTGACCGCACTCGGCGCCTCCGTCGCCGTCCTCCCGATCCTCGTCGTCGTCCCGCTCCCGCAGGCCGCGACGGTCGTCCCCGTTCCGGCGAGCCTCGGGGCGTACGACCTCCTCCTCGGCGGCGCACTCGTCGTCACGACGGGCGCGCCGAGCGTTTCGGTGGCCACCGCCGTCCTGCTGTTCCGGACCGCGAGCCTGTCGTTCGGCCTCGCGGTCGGCGGGCTGTGTGCCGCGTTGCTCCGCGGCTGGCGGCCGGGGGCGTAG
- a CDS encoding MFS transporter, which yields MALALDLDSRVVTLALARMVDSVANSFLVVVLPLYIGRAVALPGFIGSAVAVGPVSFRLTEALLIGVVLSLFGFLNSLGQPFTGRLSDRTGRRKVYLLFGLALVALGSLGFLFLADYVSVLVLRGLQGVGAAFTVPMTVALVNEYSAEGERGGNFGLFNTFRLLGFGTGPLVAGVIVEFGPYALRGVTLSGFDAAFLVAVVAAAVSFGLVTLLIDDPEQLAAQAGDDLSVAVRNRDGPGLDPVFALALVTVVMAMSFAIFAPLANTINERLGQGDLLFSVQFGAAVLANVLFQLPIGRLSDRFGRRPFLLGGFVLLLPATLLQGFVTTSLSMIALRFLQGAAVAAVFAPSLALAGDLATEGQSGSTLSLLTMGFGLGIAFGTLLSGILVGFGFAVPFVVATAAGVVGLFLVYTQVHEPSAASTPAAATTD from the coding sequence ATGGCGTTGGCTCTCGACCTGGATTCGCGGGTGGTAACCCTGGCGTTGGCGCGGATGGTCGACTCGGTCGCCAACTCGTTTCTGGTCGTCGTGCTCCCCCTGTATATCGGGCGGGCCGTCGCGCTGCCGGGGTTCATCGGGAGCGCCGTCGCCGTCGGTCCCGTCTCCTTCCGGTTGACCGAAGCCCTCCTGATCGGGGTGGTGCTCTCCCTGTTCGGCTTCCTGAACAGTCTCGGCCAGCCGTTCACGGGCCGGCTCTCCGACCGGACCGGCAGACGGAAGGTGTATCTCCTCTTTGGCCTGGCGCTCGTGGCCCTCGGCAGCCTCGGGTTCCTGTTCCTGGCGGATTACGTCTCGGTACTCGTGTTGCGAGGACTCCAGGGTGTCGGCGCCGCCTTCACCGTTCCCATGACCGTCGCGCTGGTCAACGAGTACTCCGCGGAGGGGGAACGCGGGGGGAACTTCGGGCTGTTCAACACGTTCCGACTGCTCGGGTTCGGGACCGGCCCCCTCGTCGCCGGCGTGATCGTCGAGTTCGGACCCTACGCCCTCCGCGGCGTGACGCTCTCGGGGTTCGACGCCGCCTTTCTGGTGGCCGTCGTGGCCGCCGCCGTCAGTTTCGGGCTAGTGACGCTGCTCATCGACGACCCCGAGCAACTCGCGGCACAGGCGGGCGACGACCTGTCGGTAGCCGTCCGAAACCGCGACGGCCCTGGCCTCGATCCGGTGTTTGCGCTCGCGCTCGTGACCGTCGTGATGGCGATGAGCTTCGCCATCTTCGCCCCGCTGGCCAACACGATCAACGAACGACTCGGCCAGGGCGACCTCCTCTTTTCCGTGCAGTTCGGCGCCGCGGTCCTGGCGAACGTCCTCTTTCAGCTCCCGATCGGCCGGCTTAGCGACCGCTTCGGTCGCCGGCCGTTCCTGCTCGGGGGCTTTGTCCTCCTGCTCCCGGCGACGCTGCTTCAGGGGTTCGTGACCACTTCGCTGTCGATGATCGCCCTCCGATTCCTGCAGGGGGCCGCCGTCGCCGCCGTCTTCGCCCCGTCGCTCGCGCTGGCGGGCGACCTCGCGACTGAGGGGCAGTCCGGCTCCACCCTCTCCCTGCTGACGATGGGCTTCGGACTCGGCATCGCCTTCGGGACGCTCCTCTCCGGGATTCTCGTCGGGTTCGGCTTCGCCGTCCCCTTCGTCGTGGCGACGGCCGCCGGCGTGGTCGGGCTGTTCCTGGTGTACACGCAGGTCCACGAGCCATCGGCCGCCTCTACGCCGGCCGCGGCGACGACCGACTGA